Genomic window (Ostrinia nubilalis chromosome 23, ilOstNubi1.1, whole genome shotgun sequence):
gttcatagcagacttatcaacacGGAAAGGGATCACTGTATCGGCTTTCGCGAGCTGTCGTTGCCTTTTGCGCGCTGGGAACCGCGAggtgaggcgtttacgttatggTGCGGATACgacgttgcagtatggagtttcatcaAAGAATACCGACCGCCTctagttgatacggttacgatccctttccgggttgataaaggtcatagcagacgtatcaactcggaaagggatcatcatcatatcgcctttcgcgaactgtcaaccgcgaggcgaggcgaagtgtgcgttgcagtatggagatTCATAGAaaaaatactgaccgcctcgagttgatacggctacgatccctttccgggttgataagtgtgctccGTCCTTTAGACCCGCCCTTTCCTGTACGATGAAACGTGAACACGTTGCTCCCTGTTTGAACAAGTCTTGTCCTGTTGGATTTATGATAATTTGGTTTCCTCACCCGTCGCATTCCTGTTTATTCTGCGTGTGGATTGTTGGGTCCCGTATGTCTTAGATTTTATGTGAAGGTTTAATTGTTTCCAGTTTTTGTGAGGGTTAAACGATGGGAAGCGAAAACCACTGCCTATTGATGCTTCTGGCATCTTCTGGTACACTTcccatcataataatatttgaaatgaaTTTAATCACTgcaatgtatgtacctataaaAAGTGTGCAAAATTGTAATTGTTATCGCAGAATACATTATGTGGAGTTTTGATACCTAATCGAAAGCCTCggactgcctaaggtgggaatcgaacccacgacacGACTTTTTTCTGATATAAGTAGGCCATGACACAACCTTTCTCTGATGTAGTAGGATACCCTATGACGTCCGTCCATGTTTAGTTAAAAAACTAAAAGATATCTTATCTGTAATCATAAACAAAACAACTGGACCAACTAGACTGTGCACGCTCAACGACAAGAGTCATAGTCATAGACAATAACCGACTTATAGTACcgactataaataaaatattttctaacgtttaATGAACCGAACACAAAGCCACGTGAATTATGCCCAAACATAAttcattgtttgtgaatacaataGATTTTAACAAGATATAATAGGCACAATTACTGAGGCTGGAATTTCATTACGCTTCCGTGTGACCCTCACCGGTTTTCAATTGATAGTCCGGGAGGCCGTGACTAAAATGCTTAATGTTTCAAAAAACGAAATAAATATCATGCACTTTGCACGAGCTGTTGATTCTGGCTACACACTAACAAGATATAATAGGCACAATTACTGAGACTAGCATTTCATTACGCTTCCGTGTGACCCTCACGGGTTTTCAATTGATAGTCCGGGAGGCCGTGACTAAAATTCTTAAAGTttctaaaaacaaatgaaaaacatGCACTTTACTCacgcagtcaagctgtagattctcgCTGTACAATATAGCTGAGGCTGGAATTTCATTACGCTTCCGTAATCCTCACCGGTTTTCAATCTATAGTCCGGGAGGCGGTCACTAAAATGCTAAAAgtaagaaaaaatacataatttaggcAGTCTTATCGCCAGATATCGATCTCTTTCAGACAACCTTAAAAAAACCTAGAGGACAATCAGTTTgaccttaataataaaaaatatatcttaatatttttagtCCATAGTGCAATTAAAGTAGATAGGGTTTCTTATAAATTCTTATTGCACTATTCAAGACGGTAGAAATTGAAAAGAAACAAAACGAGATAAAAgtacatagtttattttctgCTTTTGAAAAGCGCTTTTGCGCGTCTCAATATAATTTCCACTACTTCTCCTTATCACTGCTTCAGGATAATAAGTGGTTCAGTTCCAAGAAGAAGCATATTATGTAGTACTTAGAGATATTACGTAACTAGCTCCCGAACTATCATCGACGGAATGATTTACGTAGTTACAAAATTAAGCCATTGTAACCGTTCCAAGTGTTACAGTTACGGCGTGTAAAACGATATCTTTTGATGTTACTTACTATTAAGTCGGTCACAGATGGAATTAAGAACACCTTATTTGGGTGACATAAGGACTAAAGTTATTTGATGATTAGAAGTTCTCATTTGGTAATATTGTAGTTGTGGCATTAGTTTTAAGAACCATATTAAATTCAATGCTTTTTTAACCCGCTGACTTGGAGTATATTGATTTAATTTAGCCATGAGAGAGAATACGCAATGCATAGGTAAACTCTTTCGTTATGAAACCCTGTACCACagtttaaaatgtttatattaCTTCTGTTTTGGCAGCTATTTCACATTTTTATCTCACACTAGctatccgcccgcggcttcgcccgcgtggaattttgtctgtcacagaagaACAATATCGcacgcgtatttgctcaccgtttagtagacctaccctggactacgacagaCATTTTAAAACcgaaatcagctcaatcggcccagccgttctcgagttttaatcagactaacgaacatcaattcatttttatttatacagggtgttgatttcaatacccgccatatttagggagttgattaagtagcttattctgatcacgaatcagcaaaaaaactgacttcaaaaattttttaaattatattttaaatatctacgatttccataatcgaccactacagtgcagaatagtcccccaacgcaaacggcgcgcggcgctcacccggtgacccgggcaaacgctgcgccccccgtcccgcgccccactacccgcgctcgcccatgagtcagtcaactatcagccacaatcagctgtgagttcaacgacgactactggacggagcttaatccaaatctaccctaaaaatgtaatgagtaaattagttacttacaccttatcacgttacgagtttattttttgttctaaaaactaattaattaagtaggtctttaataaaaaaaccttttacacgaatttgcttccttccgcaaaataaaaatttttacagaagctacatttttttttaaattaaaccatgcttttatgtgtgtgataagcttgtaggtacctacttatcattcaaaagtactgtaaacagatggcaataatgctctttcatacaggttcgttattccttacatttctagctctctaccttaataacttttacgtctttacgatagtaattattaaaataaaacttaacttaccgcaaactgaacacctagaaataacacactggcaaactcttgttccttcactttcgataggagataagacaagattttgtttttatactcgattgatttcagtatctaaacaaaatttctatcatttagcacttctttcatttaaatacaataataccgcGCCGCACGGATATCGGGCTCGCACAATACATACTTCGctcatcttcgtgtttcgggcgtcatcggcgctcaatcgtggatcatcgattttctccattcatcagtccgatttCGCTTCCCACGTTGAGAggctgcgcgcacgctccgcgaaatctagctcgtatttagaattcctagtactcaatcgctatttctttatttcttgccttgtaacatcaacttttctcttcctctctgcttgataaatgttttctagtacataaacttcttactaccgtgttctatctctgtaaaaatttgatttaaaataataacgtaatttaatttctatcggcgtttaatttaaattccctgaacgactgttaggctgttagttaggttcaggttaaatttccattcttcataacttacataaaataattcatcatcatgttcgtgattattttaaatgaacttaatttcattacttacacgaaataactatcaaaatgtattgatattcttatcgttttaataataacgattgagctactacaaatcatttgcatttgagtattttggaagcttgctataagagcattaattatgataggacggatctttagttaacaaagatcttcggtcatcgaatgtgcaaatttgcgatttttgattgttttctcgtgcggttttgagtagttagtgtgtggacgtgtgatagtgagtgtggtaatagtgagtgagtgttaggaataattatgcctaaccatacgtacagtgctcgtgagtagatacgtaaacatggtttactgttacgggagggcacgtggaaacgcatctgaagtcgcatcggtaagtacctaactctaaacttaaaggacattcctttttaatgtagaaagtgaataatctggtaattttgtgtagaaaatactcccgccgtcgcggtaggtagtggcggaaagggctccaatacactcacacacacataggaaacagcaaactaatttaaaacgaactttaactttagttagtcaaagaaaaatacctatttacactaccaactttacgtatccttcagtagactatccaacatgataagcgagcgatccgcgtagctcgatgggtgcccgTGCCACAGTAAACGTATATTGCATTATTGCGAGCCATAGTACAGTTGAtgttgcacggaaaatattcgctaaaaattccactttcgtttgtaatttattttttggtggataatgcgtttatgtaagtcataatatatcacctaaataaatatggcgagtattgaaatcaacaccctgtatagataatattacattaaagtgcaaaataaatagatattcactgaaatgtattttaaaaagacCCAACAATGCAAATCAcccattttttttttgattgggATATCTATGTgcagaaaaacaaaaaatcaaagCAAAAAAGCTCAATTTCCCTTGTGAAATTCATTACTACACACTTAAATAATGACATACTATCAAACTGTCGTTATACTGTCACAACAGAATCATTGTGTTCACGCATAGTTTCGTCCGACAAAACACGGGTAGTACAAAAAAGGGAACAACTTAACCCTATCAAGGATCAAGGACAGGTAGAGAGACCCTGCTCAAGAATTATCAATGAAGTTGGACAAATATTTCACTTGGCCACAGCTCAAGTAGGTCAGACACTACAAATCACGGAGTTTCTTGTGCTACTTGAGTTAGCCCTGCCCTAGTTAATTGTCCTAATGTAAAGTTAGTGGGGCTTTGAATTTTAACAAGCTTTAACTTagggctaagttgcaccatcttactttaactataccAAACGTCAAGTCTGGCAAACTCCATAATACTTAAAACAccgtttatttttatagttactacggttaaagtaagttggtgcaactcagcctttgaAGGCAAATTAAAAATGACAGTTTACTTCCAGACATTCTACTCAATACCTGttcaaaataatacaatattaatgGGGAAGTACATATTTGTGTGTAAGATTATGACATGACAATAAAATCTGCTTTTTTTGCCATTCTGCTTTGTTATtatgggtgttttctatgtataactagctttccgcccgcgtcttcgcccgcgtggaattttgtctgtcacagaaaaacttcatcgcgcgcgtccctgtttcaaaaaccgggataaaaactatcctatgttctttcccgggactcaaactatctctatgccaaatttcatcaaaatcggttgcgaggtttaagcgggaaagcgtaacagacagacagacagacagacagacagacagagttactttcgcatttataatattagttgggattgggataagtatgtatttacaaaaaaaaaagtatttaaatatgtttatatccgttgtctagtacccatagtacaagctttgcttagtttgggactagaagcgcagtgtaaaatgtctaaggatatttattattatttatttatattattatgaatgattTTCTTCTTAGCCCATCAAACCCCAAGCGGTGGCTTATGACCACATAAAATTTGATTACTATTGTCTCCATTCCCAGGGCTTGAAAGGGTTAAAATCCTCTGCAATGCTAGCACCATGCAAGATTGTTCTTGCTGTTCTTATTGAGCTATGCCCCAGTCTCCTCCAAGGATGTTAATCCCTTAATGTCAAAAAACAAATATACGAAACGTACCCTAAAAGGTCGGATTAAGCATGAAATGGGTGTAATATAAAAAGTGGACTGAGGATAAAGATAACTGGCGACAATAATCTTTGGTTTTGGGGACATGATAGTTGGGGGTTTGATAAAAACACGGATTATTATGTTTTGACCTGTATCTGTGGGTGATCAAAAATGTTGGAAGTCAATATTGAGATActacattataaataaataaataaatatccttggacatttttacactacgctgctagtcccaaactaagcaaagcttgtactatgagtactagacaacgaatataaacatacttaaatactttttttttgtaaataaatacacattataaaaaatagttagtaaaaagacaattttaagacacttttttaaagaactaataaatagtattttacAATGGGACATGACGAAGAAAAGACACTCCTAGTTATATAAATAGAGATTACATAGTTATTTTTTTGGACCAGTCAAGTTGTTCCTCAAAAATATAGGTTTGAATTTTTTTAGCTGCACATTTTTTGCCCACTAGTTATTATGAGTAAGGTGTACCGTTTGCTAGATCATTACCAAACTTTAAATTTATACACTTAATTTCATTTTGTAATGAAGGATTTGTAAAATCATAAGATATCCTGACCTGtctagcagagtaaatacaattttgtcagtgtgtgcgtgcgcgccgcatacgtattggcgcgctcacatacaaaccgcgttcggtgcgtttctatgaagatgacctactcatttgtattaacTCTGTGTCTAGCCAATGTAAGTGAGAGATCTTGGTGGACTAGACAAAGGAGTAGAAAAAACGGGATTATGCGCACTAAATCACGGGACATCCAGTCATCTCTAAAACATTCAATCAAAATCCCAAACTTAATCCAAAAGAGCTCAATTTCCTCCAAAACGTTACTCATTTCGGCGACAACGCTTCTAAAAAAGGGAAAAATTCCACAATCTCAGCAACTCAAAGGAAACCCATTTCCGAGTGAAGACCGGCGCTCGACATATCTTTATTTGGAGGCGccgataaaaaaataatgtccaACATTAAGGGAgaacttaatttaaatatttctgaCGCAATCCACCCTCTCTTTCGCACGCAAAGGAAGTGGTATAGCGTTGTTCTTGTCTGGAGGAGCGCGATAAGTTAGAGACGCGCCAAGTTAAATGCTTTTTTAAGTGAGCCTCGTGTTTGGGGCGTTTTGGAGAACAGACCACTTGTGTTTCAGACGCTGCATGAAGTAGATTTAATTAGCTTAATTTATAGTAAGAGATCTCCAAGGCATTGTCTGAAGAAACAAAATATATTGGGACAAATGGAAGGCAGACGTGCTCgaggcagggcaccgacgagatggtcatacgcggtgaggaagatggtgtgcgggagtttgcatcgtgcggtccacacagcttatgaccgcagtctatgtgTGGTCGCGAACTTCATCAATGAGGGACCGAGGAAAAAAATCGTAAGACAAATTAAAAAGCTTTAATAATGATGTCACAAAGATGATGCTTCTGTGTTAAATCTATTTGTATTTACCAAAGGCACTATACTAAGACATACCTAAGTGATCCATTAGTCATCATCAGATGATAATATAAGTACATAcgtttattaatttacttacatGCTCGTTTTAAATGAAAGTTATGTCAGCtacttttgaaaatattaaagaTTCTCTAACCGACGCTTTTTTGCTGTCCAGTGTAGatgagattaaaaataaattgtttcctGCGGTGTCTACAGCTCTAAGTTGCCTACAACGGCGTGTTAGGACTGTTTTTGCCCTAACAAAATGTAACGACTTTTATGGGGTTGCCCCATTAGAACAATGGCTGTTTTATGGGTTCGACCGTCGAATGGCGACGGTAGGTGCTCTAATTTGATAAGTGGGCTGCGATCATTGCGATGGGATATCGTTTGCTAATGAAAGGCTTGGGTGAATTTGGTAATGCTTTctataatgtaaataataagaTGATTCTTTGAATCGTAGAGATTTTTTTacgcataacaaggcagttatttgaccacactcgcacctgatgttaagtgggatgcagtctaggatggtacatatctgccctgtaagtgcctattccgtctcgccttgaaaaggcccggattatagtcttcaggaaagacagcagcaggcagcgaattccagtccctaactGTACCTGGAACTGACAATAAATGCTCGATGGTCTGACGACTTTAATAAGATAACTAGCAGTGATTTGAGTCGACGAAGTGGAAGATCGTGCTTGTAGCGTTCTTTGAAGGATTACTTACTTTAAAGTAGGTTTCTTTCCAGTTTCTCGTGATTCTAAGAAATACGATTCTATGCTATGGAGAGTACTAAGCCAACAATCTGATTGAGCTATGTTACTAGGATGGTTATTATCACCAGCTAAGGCTGGATTGCTATAATTAATtccaatccaaatccgtcctaCGACTATCTTTTGTTGTGTTTTTCATCATAATATCATAATAGGTAtccataactagcggccgcccgcgacttcgtacgcgtggatcccgttttaccgcattaggggtggagttacTTAAAATCCATTCTTAGTGAGCAACTACGTTCTAAagggaacccccatgcaaaatttgagactcctagcactttaactttctgagatttcgtaacgagtgagtgagtcagtcaatcggtgacattttcttttataatgTAGATTTTTGATGCTTTTAAACTTTCATTATTGTTTAATAGTCTTTTAACTACCATAGAACTATGTACTAGTCCGGATCGTATTTTTAAGGATTCGGATCGAACATAAAAATATACGAAACCGCTCTAACAATCTTGTATTGTTCTCAACTTAAAATACACTTACTTATAATTTTAGCTCCAAAACACACGGATCTCATCAACAAAATGcatacaaaaacaaatattccAGGAAATCACCTTAACCCTTTACACGCCGCGTCATAAATTcccattttttcttttttgaatcAAAAAATCTTCAAAGCGCATTTCTCAATCGCCATGTGGGGGCGAGTGGTGCTATCTGATTTATTAGGTCGGTTTTTTggtgattaattttaaattaggtgTTATCTACACCGTGGGACTTAATTGGAGCTGTTCTAATGCATTTTTAACAAACTTGTTTTACAATGGTCGTATGCAATGTTAAGTggttttattcaaataaacgTTATTTGAACATAAATCAATAACTACAgtctacatttttaaaaatcatgaaattttaGAAGTCAATGAAGATTAGCATTGAATTGTTTGATAGATATCAGGCAAAacttaataacattttaaattactcaaacttcaaaattaaaagtCTTCATTTTGTCTGATCAAAGATAAGGCgtttataattttagataaaaatCAGTTCTTCTTTTTGGGATCTTTTCTTAGGGATTTACAAACACTAAGATCTCAATTCTAGTGTCAGACTGGAAGAGGTTCAAATAACCTTACTTAATATAGCACACAATTATTACGAATAATTAACTAGTTTACTTTAGATAGAACATGAAAAAAACACGATAAAATTGCTATTCTCGTTTATTTATATCAcaaagtataaaatatttacatctaGTTTTTAATAAGTCTACGACTTGGTTACTCACAAggaattgattttatttgagAGATGGCATCTGCATAACTCACTAGCAAATGTTTCTATCacagtttaatatttttatctcattaattttaaaccataacattaatggttttattaattacttgCATTAGTAGATAAGTATTAATAAACCTACATGTAGTACAGGTTGTTTAGGTTTAGACTATAAGTAACTAACCGACTGTAGAAGGGGGTTACGTTTATGAATTATCCGAGGTATTTACTGAATCCAAGGTTTCTCAAAACTGCTACCACTGATTTATGAATATAAATCACAAAATGTTTTCAGTAATAATTTTAAGCATCAAACAATGCAATTTTATGGAGTATTACTTTATAgtccaaaattaataaaaacgaaCCTGCTTAAGGGTTAACTTTGACGTTCaaaccaaacaaaaaaacaaactaTACTTTCTTGCTCTTGCCCTATTAGTCAAATCTAATAGCTTAGTTTAACCCTAAATTACTTGAGCTTTGTACAATGTTACCACTAATATGGTCCAGTAGACCCTATCGGCTGTTATTGTCTATCCTTTGTGGGCAGCAGGCTGGGTAGGGCTCAGAAAGGTTGCCCATCCTAAAGAAGCCGGGGTCGTTGTCCGATTGACagctggaaataaaaaaatagttattattGTTTTCAGCTCTTGACAAAATAATAAGAGAAATAGGAACTACTGTCCAAAAATGTTTGAAGGTCCTACTAATGCAATTCTAGATTTGGTAGGTAAATATTTACACGTAAAACTTAAAATGAAAGTGTGTAATAAGACGAAGCGTATAAGTGGTTAAAAAAGTAAGAAATtgcaataataatttatcattcGAAGTAGGTACTATcatttttctaataaaattaaatattatacgaAATTAACGATGAACACTTACGTGGTTTTCTCTATAAACGCCTCATAATCTTCTTCAATTTCTATTCTTTCTTCTTTGGCACCAGTATCTATGCTCCTTCTCTCTCTATGTAACTCATCCAATTTCACAACTTTACCCACTCTTTCCAACTTCACCTTTTTCCTTAGCGAAAAAGGTTTGAATAATTTTGCTTTCTCTTCAAAATGCGCTCTCACTTCCTCCAAAACCTTTGCTGGTAACGGATCGGTCTGCCATTCTGGCTTTTTATTATGAAGCTTACCATTCAACAAGCTTTCAAGTAATTTGCTATCTAAAATGTTAGCTTTTTCCTCCTCTGTTTTTGCTTTGAAGTCAGTTTTGGGTTTTGTTTGTTCTTTATCAGGTTTTGTGTCTGTATCAGCTATGGTGTTGTCTGGAGTCTGTTCATTGGTAGTCTTTGATGGTACATTATTCTTGTTGTTGACATCAAATCGAGCCCATGGGTTTTCAGCGTAATTAATATTGAAAGGGTAAGAGCTTACGTTATGTGGGATGTATGAGAATGGATATGGAAGCAACATTGAGGGTTGGATCTGTTTTTGAGTCTCAACTGTAAAAGGTCGTTTTAGTACCCCACCATAGTTTTGTGGTGGGGGTGGGTAGCTCTGAGGTGGTGGATAATTTACTGGGGGTAAGTTTTGTGGTGGCGGGTAATATTGGGGAGGTAACGGAGGTGGGTACCCTGCTGCCACATTTTTGTTACTGCACGGAGGTTTCACATATGGTGGTGGGGGTTGGGGGTGGGGCTGTGGAATATAAGATGGGTAAACTGGCTGAGGCTGTGCTTGAGGGCTGTAAGCGGGATGAATATAAGAAGCCTGTCTTTGAAAGCTGGATAGTGGATAGTAATATGGAAGCTTCCCAAAATCAGTTCTTGATAGAGGACCTGAGAAGTACGTGCTGGGATTGGCTACAGGTTGAGGTTGGACTGTTGTGGGTACAGTATTTGACCCTTGGTGCTCCATGTCTGGCTTATGATATTTATTGACAGGGTCATACCAATATGAACTATGTCCACTGTTAGATCTAGCTTTGAAATTTTGCGCAAACCTCATCGTCTCTTCTATTATATTCTCTGACGTCATCTTGTCCATTTCTTTGTAAATATCTTGCGCTAGATTGTAAATATCGACAATAGCTTCCAAGTCACTCTTTTTGACGTTATGCAGCATATCTGATATAGTTTTAATTTCGGTTTCTGTCAGGAATCTGTCACCTCCTTCTAAGTCGATCTTTTGTTTCAGTCTTTCTTGGATGTTGTTTAGCTCATCTTGGAGTTGTGATTTAAAACGAGTCTTTTCAATGCCATTATCAGGGGCGTTGACAGGTATTAGAATTTGCGGGGTGATGTTACTAGCGGAGAATTGTCCATCGGCATCTGCGTCTACGTTTCTAGCTTCGGAATTTTGAGTTAGGTTGATTTTAGTGAGGTTAAGTTCTCTCAAATGGACCTTCGGTGTCACCTTCTTTCTTAATTTGCACGTGTAGTTCCCGCAAAACGTTGTGGAGGGCCACGTACTGTTTGCTGGGTGAAATTTCCCGGTGTCCGGATCTCTGCAGTAGTAAGCTGAAATTTTAATGCACATTAATTAGTTCGTGCTGCGGCGCTCGTTGTTTTGAATTATCATCTGTTTTTGTTATTAAGAGTAATGGCAAAGTACAATTAGCTAGTTTTCGAGTGGAAAATGTTGTCACAGAGAGAAAAACGTGATAACTAATTCAAAATCTACATTTGTGTCTCTGTTCGCTTGCACATAAGCACTTAATATCTAAACATTATTATCAGTTGGAAAATCACCAAGTTAAACTTTAGTTCTTTATAAATcatgattataattattttaggtggtattcattgttattttttatttaaaaattactattatttaaatattatttacacctGGTCATTCTTTTTTTTACATCGGATAGAAGAGaataaaaattgtaatgaattataatatctttattaaa
Coding sequences:
- the LOC135083324 gene encoding inverted formin-2-like; protein product: MDEIRRILVFILCGISAVTALSGKAYYCRDPDTGKFHPANSTWPSTTFCGNYTCKLRKKVTPKVHLRELNLTKINLTQNSEARNVDADADGQFSASNITPQILIPVNAPDNGIEKTRFKSQLQDELNNIQERLKQKIDLEGGDRFLTETEIKTISDMLHNVKKSDLEAIVDIYNLAQDIYKEMDKMTSENIIEETMRFAQNFKARSNSGHSSYWYDPVNKYHKPDMEHQGSNTVPTTVQPQPVANPSTYFSGPLSRTDFGKLPYYYPLSSFQRQASYIHPAYSPQAQPQPVYPSYIPQPHPQPPPPYVKPPCSNKNVAAGYPPPLPPQYYPPPQNLPPVNYPPPQSYPPPPQNYGGVLKRPFTVETQKQIQPSMLLPYPFSYIPHNVSSYPFNINYAENPWARFDVNNKNNVPSKTTNEQTPDNTIADTDTKPDKEQTKPKTDFKAKTEEEKANILDSKLLESLLNGKLHNKKPEWQTDPLPAKVLEEVRAHFEEKAKLFKPFSLRKKVKLERVGKVVKLDELHRERRSIDTGAKEERIEIEEDYEAFIEKTTCQSDNDPGFFRMGNLSEPYPACCPQRIDNNSR